One Argiope bruennichi chromosome 5, qqArgBrue1.1, whole genome shotgun sequence DNA segment encodes these proteins:
- the LOC129968872 gene encoding ras-related GTP-binding protein A-like, which produces MKKKVLLMGKSGSGKTSMRSIIFANYIARDTRRLGATIDVEHSHVRFLGNLVLNLWDCGGQEAFMENFFASQRDNIFRNVEVLIYVFDVESRELEKDMHYYQSCLEAILQSSPEAKIFCLIHKMDLVQEDQRDLIFRERERDLERLSRPLECTCFRTSIWDETLYEAWSSIVYKLIPNVQQLQTNLKQFADIIEADEVLLFERATFLVIARAERKEHSDIHRFEKVSNIIKQFKLSCSKIAAQFQSMQLSNGNFSAYIDVFTPNTYVMVVISDPNITPAITLLNIKNARKHFEKLEGVRQPQQLLPSQ; this is translated from the exons atgaagaaaaag gtCCTCTTAATGGGAAAAAGCGGCTCTGGTAAAACCAGTATGCGGTcaattatatttgcaaattacATTGCAAGAGATACCCGCCGTTTAGGAGCCACTA ttgatgTTGAGCATTCACATGTGCGCTTTTTGGGCAATCTTGTTTTAAACTTATGGGATTGTGGTGGCCAAGAAGCTTTTATGGAAAACTTCTTTGCCAGTCAAAGAGATAATATCTTTCGAAATGTAGAG gtACTTATATATGTCTTTGACGTTGAATCTCGTGAATTAGAAAAAGACATGCATTATTATCAATCCTGCCTAGAAGCTATTTTACAAAGTTCTCCAGAAgccaaaattttttgtttaatccaCAAAATGGATTTAGTTCAAGAAGATCAAAGAGATCTG ATTTTTCGGGAAAGAGAAAGGGATTTGGAACGCTTGTCAAGACCTTTGGAGTGCACATGTTTTCGTACTTCCATTTGGGATGAAACAttatatgaa GCATGGTCTTCAATTGTGTACAAACTTATACCTAATGTTCAGCAACTACAGACCAATTTAAAGCAGTTTGCAGATATTATAGAAGCTGATGAAGTACTTTTATTTGAGCGAGCTACATTTTTA gTTATTGCTAGAGCTGAAAGAAAAGAACACAGTGACATTCATagatttgaaaaagtttcaaatatcatAAAACAGTTCAAGTTGAGTTGTAGTAAAATTGCTGCCCAATTTCAAAGTATGCAATTGTCCAATGGCAATTTTTCAGCTTACATAGATGTTTTTACTCCTAATACTTATGTGATGGTTGTCATATCTGATCCAAATATAA CTCCTGCAATCACTCTTCTCAACATTAAAAATGCTAGGAAGCACTTTGAAAAGTTGGAAGGTGTCAGGCAACCCCAACAACTTCTACCTAGTCAATaa
- the LOC129968994 gene encoding elongin-C, translating into MPDNKEEPVYGGCEGPDAMYVKLISSDGHEFIIKRDYVLTSGTIRAMLSGPGQFSENETNEVNFREIPSHVLQKVCQYFAYKVRYTNSSTEIPEFPIAPEIALELLMAANFLDC; encoded by the coding sequence ATGCCTGATAATAAAGAAGAGCCTGTATATGGCGGCTGTGAAGGCCCTGATGCTATGTACGTAAAACTCATCTCTTCAGATGgtcatgaatttattattaagagaGATTATGTTCTTACATCTGGAACCATTCGAGCCATGTTGAGTGGACCTGGTCAGTTTTCGGAGAATGAAACAAATGAAGTGAATTTCAGGGAAATACCATCTCACGTGCTGCAGAAAGTATGCCAATACTTTGCATACAAAGTTCGTTACACCAACAGTTCTACTGAAATACCAGAGTTCCCCATCGCGCCTGAAATTGCATTGGAATTGCTGATGGCAGCTAATTTCTTAGATTGCTAA